GAAAATCAATAgtactatcaaagtgggacgaaTGGATGGAGTATTTTTGTTTTGTCGAGACTATAATCAGTGGCATCTATTTAGTTTCTAACGCACTTTAGTGACCTTGCAAGTTAATAAAGTGTGAAAGGAATAAAAGATAGCAGCTAGTTACCGTTGGTTGAAAAGAATGACAAAATGATCAGCAACATGCTGCTTTTCACCAAACGAAATTAGCACCAGCAATCGTCTGCAGAGTTTCTTGTTCTTTAGAAGAAATGTGGGGTGGCAAAAGGCCCTTCGTACATCTCTATCTCGTTGTAAGATTGCGTAAAGCTTCTGGAGTCCAAGAATTTTTGGGGGATGCGCGAGCTTGTTGATAAGATgatttctttctgttttgtgTTATGCACATAGTCTGGTTGTTATACGTACGTTTCTTCGAATTCTGTTGTTTTCTGCTTTTCTCTGGCTTTTAGGCTTTTTCCAGATCATCTTTCATGGAGTTTCACGAGGTCGAAAATGACTGGTTTTTGTCCGTGATATGGAAGAAACAAGAATTATGAGCCAAGACAACTAGCAGCGAATCATGTTTCAGTTTATGAAGGAAGTTCTGGGGTCTGAGTACACGCTGTTCTTTAGCAGATTTTTTGTAAAGCAACGATTTTCTTTTCCCAAATAGTAAATGGATAATTTGTTGGGAATATTCGTCTTTTATTTACTAATACTTTTTGTCGGCCAATGTCATTGTAGTCTTAATGCAAAGAGTCATTATAGCTCGCGTTAAAGCATTTCTCACCATTATCATTTCATCTTCCCCAAAAATGTGTCATTTTCATCTCCGCTAAAGTGTGCACACAAGCAGGAATGAATGAGTATATACGCCATGTGCAATATTTGATAATCAAAATTAAATTGAGATTAGTCGTCGTACGTTTAATACATTATTATGAGTGCTCATAACGAAAAATATTTGTATTGGACGAAATTAGAATTGACGGTCTTATATACTGTAACCGACACGAACAAAGATCTCGAATATAAAGTGAAAGACAATAATGATTTTCATCGCTCTTCAATTTTGGGCTGTCCTTTTTCTCGATGGATGAATAGTTGAGGTACATGAAATGTATAGGCAGATACCATAATCATGAAATGGTAGAGAATCAGCATGGTAATTGAGTGAAATCTATTTGATAAGAGTTGCCTAATCGTTCAATTCATGGTAGCTAGTGCATAATCTATGTAACCACTAAAAGCTTAATTTAACTAATAATAAATGCCATCATTGCCACAATTCAATTGATAACTCGGGCAAACCTTGTAGGGCCGCAGGATCCAGTCAATGGTGTTGATGCAGCCAATATCTGCTGTTGAGGCTCGTGATGAACAACCTGAGTCATCATTCTGTCAAGCTTATAAAGTTAATTAGGGTAGAATTGTTTCTTTAGGCCATAAAGTTAATTCTGCATTAGTGcagatttattgaatgaaattatttcttctgtttaaaaaaaaaaaaaaaaaaaactccaactCTTTTGCTTAGATTGTTAGTGATGCTAATTTCAACCTCTATATTTTTTATTCTATATGCAACTAAAACTAAATCAAAACTCgagggctttttttttttttttttaacttactaagaaaaaaaagaaaagaaaagaaaagtttgggACGTTTTATTTGGCTGTTGCAAGCTGCCAGATCCAAGTTAGACCACTCTGGGTTGAAATCAAACCAGTAAATCCATGATGGTTTACATTCAACAGTTGCATTAACACGACAGTTCATTGACAAGTCAAGAAGGTTTTCGAAGGGATCCAGGatatttactattattatttatgtatgGTCCAATAGCTCGTCCTGGGCTTTCCAGACAAACGACATATGCGACATCTGAAAGTGACTCTATATATGAACTGATAGCATCTCTGCAACTAGAAAGGGACTGAGATGGAACGGTGAATGACCCCTCTTTTAGTTTTTGGGGAACGCAGAGAACTTCCGGCATTGGTCAAAAAGGATGAGATGTGTCCACATTCGATATCTTGGTGTTTTAGGGAAGAGAGAGCATTGGTGGATGACCAACTTTAGACCTTTTTACCGAAACTGAGAAGACAAAAAGCTCTTGAGACCAATATCTCCTCACCTTTAGTTCACaggaggaaggaaaaaaaaaatgaggaccAAAACTTTAATGCTAATAACAGAGGGATTAATTTTTGAGTTAAATGTACTGCTGCATTTaggcaatttttcaaattaacttctcactttataaaaaaaaaaaaaaacaatattaACGAGTGTAAATAGAAcgcatatgaaaaaaaaaaaagtaataacaaATACAATAGTTCTTACTTTAGAAACTAAAATACATATTGTATTGATTTCACAAAGGTAGATTTGGAGACAAACCAATAGTGAGAGATTCGTGAGGAGTTGTCGGTATTGCACCACTCCCTCTCAAAACACGATCACAATAATTCAATCATGTTAACTCTATGACAAAGGACAAATCCCTAATTATGTGGGTTATTGGAGCTTCTCATGGTCattccttgtttggattgcaacttttcgtcggaaaattacgttatttttcgtgatcacatttttctaatactttttttccctcacatacatcaaatcgctacaataatttttccATAAGAAATGTAATCCAAACACAAAGTATTAGTACTTTTTCTTCAAATGCCATGcaaacatgcccaaataaaacCCACCGTGGGAGAGCAAGCAATTGTTTGgaaatgtcttttttttttcagaaaattttacatttttttaatatattttttaatcattcttttactttatatacatcatatcgCTACCATGCATTTTTCCATGAAAACTCCAAAATTGAGCAATCCAACAACAAGAAGGGTGGTTAAATACGAAGAAGAGGAGAAGAGAAACAAAAGACATTGGAAAGGGGGGAAAACACAACATGCCACATTCCTCAAATCCATCAAGTTATGACGGAAAGGAATTTCCAGTGATACAGTCATAATAATAGTACGTAGCAGTTATTAATGACTTGAAAAAGAACGGCTGTCAGTTTGCTGTGGCATCGTACGGAGATAAGAGTAGCGTTTGATTTGATTTCCAAGGAATATCTTTTAACTGTCTGTCCCCCGTGAAAATGCGCCCATTTCCGCTGGCTGCTTGCTTGCTGGCTATGGATACGGTGGAGAGGGCATCGTGGTTGGTTCAGTTAAAAGCAAAGTCATTCTCTGACGTTCACTCCACACCTTCATCCTTGAATCTTGATCCTTAATCCCTTCATTCCCATCCCTCTCTCACCAGTCTTTCACGTTTCTACTTTCAAGAcacttttttcttgaaaaaaaaataataaaacagtTTACCACAAAAACTCACAAAATCCCAAGACTTAAATTGGTCATAAAGATAAGAATCTCACGTCTTAATAGTTGCTTCAATCTGTTCCATCCCATGTACGCCCATTCCACCACTAGCCTTTAGGCCATTCATATTTGAGGGTCGCCAGGAAAAGGCCACCTTTCTACTCTTTCTTGCTTTCTAACAGCATAGTAGTACTTGTGAATATTCTCCCACCCTTTTCCGTCTCTCCCCTCTGTTTCAAACCATTCTGCAGCTCTGCAACCTGCATCACCCCCTCACCCTCTTCGACCATAAATTACTGATAACATAGTACGGTGTTAGCATCCTCGTCACTTAGTTATTTCCTCCACTGTAAAAACCCAATCTCTTTTCTTAAACTCCTTGTGTTTTATGGTTTAGTAGAATCATTTTGCTTATCTGGGCTTTATCCGGGATAAGGAAATAAGATATGGGTTCATTTTGTACCAGTAAAAGGAGTGCTCTTTATGCTATCTTTCTTTGTGTTTTTCTTGTTCAGCTATGCCACTCTGCTTCTTCCAAGGTAAACTGGCCTGTTTTTCTTCGCGGAGCACGTTTCTACAGCCATTCAAAATCTGGACATAAGTGATAATTTGTCTAATTCgtatgatttttgtttttttgggtcCTCTGCAGTTGTATGTGGTTTATATGGGCAGCAGAGGAAGTGATGAGCCAGACGAGATTTTGAGGCTAAACCGTCAAATGCTTACTGTTGTCCACAAAGGAAGGTCTAGTCTTTCTCCTTTTTCAGTAAGCATGACATATTTTTGGATCTTTGATTTCTCGTTTGAATCAACGCATCATCTTGATACAGTGTGGAACAAGCAATGGACTCGCATGTGCGTAGTTATAGACATGGTTTTCGAGGCTTTGCTGCCAAGTTGACGGAAGAACAAGCTTCTGAAATTGCAAGTATGACAACTAAtttctattatatatatattttttatctttgttAATCTTATGTGGAGTAAAGATATGGTTTTTTGAGGCTTGAGAAATGATAAGACCATTACTATTCAATCAATTCTGGGCCAAGAAGCTAATCATGCAATTTTGTATTTATGTTGTATTACTATTGGTCAagccaaaacagaaaatgcCAGAACTTTGTATCAGTATTTCCTACAGAAATTATTAATGCTGTTTTGTATTTATGTTGTGTTGGTCAAACTAAAACAGAAATGCCCGGAGTAGTATCCGTATTTCCCAATACCAAGAGGAGTCTGCACACTACTCATTCATGGGATTTTATGGGCCTCATTAATGAAGAGACTATGGAAATACCTGGttattcaaccaaaaatcaagtgAATGTTATTATTGGTTTCATTGATACAGGTGATTTCTCTGTGCCTTTTGTTGAGCGTTTGTTAACTACTTTGATCAAGTAGGTAGACATGTGACAACAACGGTCCCTTCATTGATAGCTTGGCAAGGAAAAGTGGTTGTCGCTTGGGTGTTCCTGTTCCTGGTGCAAAGTCTAGCGGTTTATTTATATTTTCAGTTATACTTTTCTTAGTTGAGAAACATTAAGGACTAAGATGTAACACTTAGCAGTTGCTGCCTAATTTCTTATCGAGTACAATCCCCCTGGCTCAGAAGAAAATGTTTAATTGATGGAAATGTTTTCTAGTACTTAAggtttcaatttccttttcatgctaaatgtaattttttttaaataaatggaacttttttcttttccattttttggatCACAGCAATGGTGATACTGTTAGTAAGCATAAATTATTGTTTGTCAACGGTTTCCATTTCTTCTATACAATATAATTGTACAGTTGGGCAGCTATAGTTGGGTGTGGGTGTTGGGAATGACAGGTTCTACCAGTTTTACCCTGCTTACGTTGCTTCAGTATGGCACAAACTTTGAATTACATACCTGGTAGGATGATGCTCTGTGCAACAGGAATTTGGCCTGAGTCACCAAGTTTCAGTGACGCTGACATGCCTCCAGTGCCAGTTGGATGGAAAGGAGAATGCCAATCAGGGGAAGCATTTAATGCTTCAACATGCAATAGGTGTTTCTGATAGTTGTCTTGCTTAACCAGCTAGCCATTCAAGTTCCTTTTAATGGTGCATTTGATATTGAGACCTGGACAAATTTGTAATCCTGCAGGAAAGTAATAGGTGCAAGATATTACTATAGTGGCTATGAAGCTGAAGAAGATACAGGAGAGACCACCACGTCTTTTAAGTCCCCAAGGGACAGCTCAGGCCATGGCAGTCACACAGCTTCAACTGCTGCTGGTCGTTATGTGCAGAACATGAATTATAAGGGCTTAGCAGCTGGAGCAGCCAGAGGGGGTGCACCAATGGCTAGGATTGCAGTGTACAAGACTTGCTGGAGCTCTGGTTGCTATGATGTTGATCTTTTGGCTGCTTTTGATGATGCAGTTAGAGATGGAGTTCATATCATTTCTCTATCTCTAGGACCTGATGCTCCCCAGGGCGATTACTTCAATGATGCCATTTCCATAGGGTCGTTCCATGCAGTTAGCCGGGGAATAGTGGTGGTTGCTTCagctggaaatgaaggaagtgcTGGATCAGCAACAAACCTTGCTCCATGGCTGATTACTGTTGCTGCTAGTTCAACCGATAGGGATTTTAGATCTGATATCATTTTGGGAAATAGAGCTCATGTCACGGTAATGGCTTGTGATCTCTAAGAAATGGTGATCTTTAATTATTCCTCCGCCTTACTAGAAACTATTCATTGAATAGGGAGAAAGCCTGACTCCACTTGAGATGAATGCATCAGCACGAATCATCCCTGCTTCTGAAGCTTATGCTGGATATTTCACTCCTTATCAATCCAGGTGAAGCAAAAGGTACTTCGCTAAGTGTACATTGCAGATATTAATCCAGAGACAGGAATCcctaatttattttcttttcttttgttcatcACACTAGTTACTGTTTAGATAGTTCTTTGAATAGTACAAAGGCGAGAGGGAAGGTTCTGGTTTGCCGACATTCTGGAAGTTCAACTGAGTCAAAGCTAGCAAAAAGTGTAGTTGTTAAAGAAGCTGGGGGAGTCGGGATGATTTTAATAGATGAATCAGACAAGGATCTTGCTGTTCCCTTTGTCATCCCTGCAGCAATTGTTGGGAAGCAATTGGGTTCGAAAATCCTGTCTTATATCAATAATACACGGTTAGTTTCTTCTTTCAGAGAGGTCCTGTCAAGTATTTGGTTTGGGTAAGCTCTTCATATGATTTATTGTTTCATGTTGCAGAAAGCCTTTGTCAAGAATTCTATCTGCTCAGACTGTACTGGGATCTCAACCTGCTCCTCGAATAACAGCATTTTCTTCAAAAGGCCCCAATGTTCTTAcccctgaaattttgaaggtaacTCATCTATAAGAAGAGGCACAATCCTTAGACACAGGAACTTCTAGAAAATTCATTGTGTTTTCTCATCAACATCACTTTCTGGTTTCGAATTTGTGAACATCTTGAAGCTGAAAATTCTATCATTCACACCAAGCCTCTGTTTCATCTTGGGTTTTTTTATTAACCTCCTGGTGACTAGTAGAGGGGAGGGCaggatttttttcccttttgcccACTCATGCTTGGTTTATAACTTGTTTGCCTTTGTAGCCTGATGTTGCAGCTCCTGGGTTAAACATTCTGGCTGCCTGGTCTCCAGCAACTGCAAAATTGAAGTTTAATATACTATCTGGAACTTCAATGGCCTGCCCACACCTAACTGGGATTGTGGCTCTTATAAAAGCAGTGCATCCTTCATGGTCACCATCTGCTATCAAATCTGCAATTATGACAACAGGTAAGCTCACATGTCCTGCACGGGGAAACTCATGCACTATATAGCTCTTCTATATGGCTCctgattttttgttttattagttaCTTTTTGTTTAACAAAGTAGTGAAATTTGCATATGTTGATGCCAAGCTAGGAGAGAATGTAAGCAATTTTTATACTCCAGGAAATATAACGTTCATATCAGTGAATATGCGTTTATCTAGATCATATAAATTTGCAAGTTAAAACCATTTCTTCAATGAATCTGACTTTTCAACATAAATGCAGCTACAGTTTTGGATAAGCATCACAAGCCAATCACAGCAGACCCTGAGGGGAGAATAGGAAATGCATTTGATTATGGCTCTGGCTTTATAAACCCCTCTAAGGTACTTGATCCAGGTCTAGTTTATGATGCGAAGCCTACAGATTATAAAGCCTTTCTCTGTTCAATTGGTTATGATGAGAGATCGCTTCACCTGATCACAAGAGACAACAGCACCTGCGCTCAATCATTTGCAACAGCATCTGACCTTAATTATCCATCTATTGTAGTCCCTAATCTTAAACAGAACTTCTCTGTGATCAGAACTTTGACGAATGTGGGAAGGCAAAGAAGTATCTACAAAGCTGTTGTATTTGCTCCCAAAGGAGTCAATGTTACCGTTGTACCTCGACGAATAGTCTTTGATAGCTACGGGCAAAAGATTAACTTCACTGTGAATTTTAAGGTAGCTGCTCCACCAACGGGTTATGTTTTTGGATCTCTGTCGTGGAGGAACAGAAGATCATGGATAACATCCCCGCTTGTCATCCGAGCAATGCATTCCAAGATGGGACTGGTATTTTAGGCCTGGCTTTAGAAGAGAGACAGCTCGTGGCTTCTGAAATTACAGCAGATATAGGCAAGTAAAAGCAAATGTACATTCATAAGATAAAGACAGGAAGAGTTTCCTGCATTATTGAATGCACACATTCTTTTGAAGATAGCAAAAATGTGATCAGTTGCAGTCTACCGCAAATATGCATAATTTCGAACTTATTCATTGTCTATTGTCTATCTTCTCCATTTCGTCTACTGCGTTGACAATTTGTCCTAACCACTGTTTTAAAGCATCAAATGATTGATCCCCACACAAGAATTTTTATGATGTTTCGCTCGAAAACTGTGGATAGAAACCTCCCTCAAAATTCCCCTTCACTTTTGTGTGTATAGACTCCCAAGTCTCCAAGATGGTCCGTCAGAGGGTTTTAGTCTCGCGTTACTTTCATGGAATCAGCTGATTAATTCATCAATATTCAGGAACCAAATTTGAGCCTGACGCCTCACCTTTTCACAATAAGAAAATGTGCTGTATGATAAAGGGGCGTAGAAAAGTCATTTTAGTTTAAAGCTCACAAATTTGTCTAACACAGAAGGCATATGTAATCTCCAATTGCTAGAAGAAAAACGGATGCAGAGGTATAATCTCCAACTGTGACCaaatgtaaaaaataaaaagaagaaaacaataaGTTTACAATACTTAAAAAATCCAACCCCGATCAGTGTCAAAAATTCCACCAAGAACCAGCCGCTTGCGAGCATCACAAGTATATGTTTCAGAAGCATACATTAGGATTAATAATCGAGGTGGGACTGAACTTGTTTCTATAAATTGTATCATATCTACAAATCAAGTACTCTAGACTGGACCACCTCCAGAGAACAGGAAAATCGAGTTATTCACTGGCCTTGGAAACTTCTAGAGGATCGATCAGGCCTTCTAACACAACAAGCTCATCTAATAGTGATAATTTCTCTTCTTCAAGGGCCTTAATGTCATCTTCAACAACTTTTAAGTCCCTTCCTAGCCCGAAGCTGTCCTCCTCTAGAAGCAAATACTTGCGTCTCAAAGCCCGATAATCATTTCCAGATGATGGAGATGAGTCTGAGGTTGATTTGTCAGGTGGTTGTGAAACTGCAGAAGCTGCATTTACCAAGCCTCTCTTAGATGGCTTCTGCACCGTCTGAAATGGAAGAGCACGCAAGTCTTGTATTTTCTTAACATTTTCCCGTTGCAAGGGAAGCATGGAAGCCTTCTGCATTGAGGATTTCTTTTTCCGTGACTTGGGAACTAAAGTTTCATCAGATGAAAGTCTCCTTTGATCTTGCATTTCTTGTTACCCAGTCGTATAGCACTATTCATATGAAAGGAAAAGCATTAGTGCAGAAATAAAAAAGTATCGACTATGCCTCACAAATCTTCAGAGCATAAGAAAACCAAACTGATTTAAGCTTCACAGACTATGGCCAATTATAACTCCTTAAAAATCGCTTTATAAATATCATTTTGATAACGTACAATCACCAAAAAGCCCAAGAGCAtcacaagaaaagaaatatagcTCTCACAGCTTAATGCATAAAACCACCTAGGAACTGGCAAAGATTATTCAAATCGCAGTAATCATAGTCAATGAACCTAGCATACAAGAACCAAGGCAATGCTTGACATAAGTATCAGAACAAAACTCTATGGGCTCAATAGTTCTATAATTAAAGAAGTATAAATGGCATTCCTACAGCGCACAAGGATATAATATCGAGCTTCTACAAACACTTCTTATGGCTGACTCACTTAGAGATCAAATAATTTCACGCGTCCAGAAACACCTGTCCTTGACCATCTTAAAAACCACACACGTATCTGGTAGGCAAAGCAAAATAAGATGCATAAAAACTAGCGTATAGAGTAAATATATACTACTTTCCTGATCATACAGCAGCATAGGgctcaaaattttcaataaacAAAGCTATGGGAAGGGCAGTATCATCATCACTCACATGTAAATACCTTTTCTATGCAATGGTAAACAAACACTTGCATCATCTGTTCAACAAACAAAACCATGAGAAATATACTGTGGATTTGATAATACACATGAAAAATGACTGCCTGCTTTTAAATCAGCTGGAAAAACTTGGATCATATGGTCCATACCATAGACCTCAATTAGAGTTTTCCTTGATTGAACCGACTTGATCAGTTTCACCGCAAAACCTAAATCAACTGCTTGCGTTTCTTAGCAGGCTACGTGACAGGTTTTTCCTGTCATCAGTATTTGTCAAAGACTGGTACTCAATTTGCCAAGTTTTGTTCAACAACTAAAAGGAGTCAAATTTAGGTTCCGAGTTCCGGCACATCAAACATATTGACAATGATAATGGATCTCTAAGTACGACCATTATACTTCAAAGGATACCCACGAAGTAAAACTCAACACGTTCAGCAATTTCTCTTTTCCACTAAAATTTAagcaaaagattgaatttttaTCTAGAAGAAGATACTTAGGagttaaaaatcacacaaagaCAGACCCCCAATTCCTAAATTTGCAAGAATTAGATGTCAAAGTGTCTAATTTGAGACCAGGTAGCAGCCTTACGGAGACTTTCACCATGATTTTCAGAGACTTTTATGGTataaacaaatattaaaaaaaaaaaaagaaaaagaaaaacttaccCGTATCCAATTTATGAGAAATTGCGCAGAAAG
The genomic region above belongs to Coffea arabica cultivar ET-39 chromosome 7c, Coffea Arabica ET-39 HiFi, whole genome shotgun sequence and contains:
- the LOC113699418 gene encoding subtilisin-like serine-protease S isoform X1 — translated: MGSFCTSKRSALYAIFLCVFLVQLCHSASSKLYVVYMGSRGSDEPDEILRLNRQMLTVVHKGSVEQAMDSHVRSYRHGFRGFAAKLTEEQASEIAKMPGVVSVFPNTKRSLHTTHSWDFMGLINEETMEIPGYSTKNQVNVIIGFIDTGIWPESPSFSDADMPPVPVGWKGECQSGEAFNASTCNRKVIGARYYYSGYEAEEDTGETTTSFKSPRDSSGHGSHTASTAAGRYVQNMNYKGLAAGAARGGAPMARIAVYKTCWSSGCYDVDLLAAFDDAVRDGVHIISLSLGPDAPQGDYFNDAISIGSFHAVSRGIVVVASAGNEGSAGSATNLAPWLITVAASSTDRDFRSDIILGNRAHVTGESLTPLEMNASARIIPASEAYAGYFTPYQSSYCLDSSLNSTKARGKVLVCRHSGSSTESKLAKSVVVKEAGGVGMILIDESDKDLAVPFVIPAAIVGKQLGSKILSYINNTRKPLSRILSAQTVLGSQPAPRITAFSSKGPNVLTPEILKPDVAAPGLNILAAWSPATAKLKFNILSGTSMACPHLTGIVALIKAVHPSWSPSAIKSAIMTTATVLDKHHKPITADPEGRIGNAFDYGSGFINPSKVLDPGLVYDAKPTDYKAFLCSIGYDERSLHLITRDNSTCAQSFATASDLNYPSIVVPNLKQNFSVIRTLTNVGRQRSIYKAVVFAPKGVNVTVVPRRIVFDSYGQKINFTVNFKVAAPPTGYVFGSLSWRNRRSWITSPLVIRAMHSKMGLVF
- the LOC113699418 gene encoding subtilisin-like serine-protease S isoform X2, with the protein product MGSFCTSKRSALYAIFLCVFLVQLCHSASSKLYVVYMGSRGSDEPDEILRLNRQMLTVVHKGSVEQAMDSHVRSYRHGFRGFAAKLTEEQASEIAKMPGVVSVFPNTKRSLHTTHSWDFMGLINEETMEIPGYSTKNQVNVIIGFIDTGIWPESPSFSDADMPPVPVGWKGECQSGEAFNASTCNRKVIGARYYYSGYEAEEDTGETTTSFKSPRDSSGHGSHTASTAAGRYVQNMNYKGLAAGAARGGAPMARIAVYKTCWSSGCYDVDLLAAFDDAVRDGVHIISLSLGPDAPQGDYFNDAISIGSFHAVSRGIVVVASAGNEGSAGSATNLAPWLITVAASSTDRDFRSDIILGNRAHVTGESLTPLEMNASARIIPASEAYAGYFTPYQSSYCLDSSLNSTKARGKVLVCRHSGSSTESKLAKSVVVKEAGGVGMILIDESDKDLAVPFVIPAAIVGKQLGSKILSYINNTRKPLSRILSAQTVLGSQPAPRITAFSSKGPNVLTPEILKPDVAAPGLNILAAWSPATAKLKFNILSGTSMACPHLTGIVALIKAVHPSWSPSAIKSAIMTTATVLDKHHKPITADPEGRIGNAFDYGSGFINPSKNFDECGKAKKYLQSCCICSQRSQCYRCTSTNSL